The following coding sequences are from one Liquorilactobacillus hordei DSM 19519 window:
- a CDS encoding recombinase family protein: MTKIGYARVSTRDQNLARQLEQLKSAGVTKIFQEKISGKDSDRPQLQKMLNYLRDDDEVIVVSLDRLGRNSKDLTGIIEAIRHQGATLNVLNLPSFAGIEDPNLRNLITNIIVELYKYIAQEERETIRERQRQGIEIAKKQGKYKGKVREYGPDSPNRQKRYIYKEACKLLDQKKAGNADLTKRQIARMLGIAPVTLYRIEKYHAEEKNQQER, from the coding sequence ATGACTAAAATTGGTTATGCTCGTGTTAGTACCCGAGATCAAAATCTAGCACGCCAACTTGAACAACTAAAAAGTGCCGGAGTGACCAAAATCTTCCAGGAAAAAATTTCTGGTAAAGACTCTGATCGCCCCCAGCTGCAAAAAATGCTGAACTATTTGCGTGATGATGATGAAGTGATTGTCGTTAGCCTGGATCGTTTAGGTCGTAATTCTAAAGATTTGACCGGTATTATAGAAGCAATACGCCATCAAGGCGCTACGTTAAATGTCCTAAATTTACCAAGCTTTGCCGGCATTGAGGACCCTAATCTGCGCAATCTGATTACTAATATTATCGTGGAGCTTTATAAATATATCGCCCAGGAAGAACGCGAAACAATTCGTGAACGTCAACGCCAAGGTATTGAAATTGCTAAAAAACAGGGTAAATATAAAGGTAAAGTCCGTGAATATGGTCCAGATTCTCCTAACAGACAAAAACGTTATATTTACAAAGAAGCTTGTAAGTTATTGGATCAAAAAAAAGCTGGCAATGCTGATCTCACGAAGAGACAGATTGCCAGAATGTTGGGTATTGCACCTGTAACTTTATATCGAATTGAAAAATATCATGCAGAAGAAAAAAATCAGCAAGAACGGTGA